The genome window TCAAACCGAATTCTGTCTGCTTTTTGGCATCATGACGCAACATTGGATGCTACACGCTATTCACCAAAAATTGTGCGAAATTAATCATTGTTTTATCATATGGCTGACCCTTAAAGTGCTAGGCCTTGTGCTATTCTTGGACTATTATTATGTCTATTATCGCCATGATTTGCTCTACTGGATAGATGAAATATCCCAGCATTTGTTGGCCTACATATTATCCTGCATAGTGCTCGTGATGATGTTAAAATTGCTATCCTCGGTTCAGGTGATCACAACCGAAGCACTCTTTAATCGAAATACGCATTGCATCATGCGACCACGTAAATTGTATGAGGAACGTTATAGACGCTTTGTTTTGATGCGATTGGTGCAACAACTGGAGACAGCGTTGCAGCAACGCAACACGATTCCAAACGATATACCACATGATCTGGCAATGGTGGaagatttgcatttatttcatCAGCAAATCGATCAAGCAGTCAACGACTTTCGCAATGCGGTGTCCGTTTTACTTTGGCCCAATCGTGCTGATTTGCAATGTGATGCCTCGGTGCTCTACGCTATTGATAAGGCACAGCTCGATGATTTGGTTGCACAGGGCTATAGCTTGAATAAACCCGAAAGTATTGATATATCAAACGAACACATAAAGCAGTTGCTAAATCCAGTTGGTTATTAGTTATTACAAGTCAATAAAGTAATATTAATTCCACGGTTCTGCTTGTAGATGAACCAAAGACGACGGCGCAGCCAAAGCGCATGTTGCCGCCGCCACCAGCAACCACAGTAAATACCTCGCAAAAGGCCAACAAGGTTAACAACGCCAAGAAGAACCCTCCAAAGCCAATCAACAATGTGCAACAGTTACTGCAGAATCAGCAGCAATTGAAACgcaagcagctgcaacaggcgactaaaaagcaacaacgtcaacagcttcaactgcaactacagcaacaaagTCAGCAAGAGCAgaaacaacatcagcatcagcagcaacaacaacaacagcagcagcaacaacatcagcagcagcgacaacagaaACCACCGAAACCACAAACAACTtctaaaacaacaaatgatgaaCCCGAGCGTTTTGATCAACGTCTTTTGGTCGCCATACCTCCAAATTGGCCAAAAACAAAGCGGGAGCCGGGACAGCGTGCTGTGGCGCCTTTTGGCAAGGCAAATCGCAAGCTGGAGCAGCTTCAGAAACTGGAACAAAAGCGACAGAAATCGAAACAGGCGCGTGCCACCAATAAGAAactcaaacaaaacaatgatcAGCCCGTGGAGATGATTGATCTGGTGGATAGCGAAACTTCGTCGAATGCAGATGATGTTGTCATTGTGCCGCTGCCGCCAGTGCCAATCATTGATGTGGATGCCAGCGAGGATGAGCAGAACGAAGATGGCGAGGAGGCGAAAGGGCAGTTCACGCAACCTTATCTAGAGGAAAATGCCATGGATGCCGCCGACGTTAAGCTGGGCGTCAATTGTGCTGTGGAGCCGGCAGCTTTATCATCAGCGTTAACCTCGCCCTGCAATTCTGTGCTTTCGAGTGATGATTTTATTGTACAAAAAGACACGAGTCGTTTGCTGGCGGATCATGCACGTGCCACCGATGAGGATTTGCTGGTATTGACTGAGAATGCAATCCGTAATGCTGCCGAGCCAGACAGTCAAACTATGGATAGGGAAGAGGTGCTCGACAACTCATCCGAATACGAATTTGTGCCACCCTCTAAGCTGGAGGAGATTAAGCAAAACTTTCGTGTGGATGAGCAACAATTTCGCGCTCTCGATGTCTACGAGAGTGAATCAGATCTCACCGAGAGTGGCATTTATTGCAAGGCCAAACAGAAGGCGACACCAACGATTATACGCAGCGTGGACACCGACTCGAATTCCAGCGATGTGGAGGCTGTGATCGAGGATAATGTGGTAAAGACCAAGCGACTGCGCAAACGTCGTGCCTCAAGCACCAAAGACACACAATCCGATCCAAACAATGAGCTCGATGCCGATGAGACGGACAGCGATAATGATGATGTGGAGGCCACCGGAGTGCCGGGCATAGCTCGTGGCATGGCTGTGGAGCGCTGCAAGCGTAAGATACGACGCATTAGTCAGCGACGTTGCTCGGAGAGTGCGGTCAACACAGAGCCCAGGAAGCTAGCGCCCATCGAAGGCAGTTCGGACAGCGGTGCTGAGGATGAAGCGTTGCCAACGGCGCGACAGATTGCGGAGCGTTTGCTGAAGCAGGAGCAACAGAGGGAAATGCAGGCTGTGGACACAACCGAAGATGTGGCGATGGTGAGCGAAGGCTCCGATGCCAACACTGAGGAGGAGGCTGAAATGAATGAGGCCATTACGGAAGATATGAGCACAGTATTCAAGCAGATCGATGCGAGAACAGAACGCTCGAAGCGCACTCTGGAAGCCAATGAACAAGCGACGGTGAGCACCACAGAGGCGCAACCGGAAGACGAGGATGAGGACGATGTAGTTACTGTTGAAATGCAAACTCAGGACTTGGAGACAGTGTTAGATGAAGAGGTGGAACAGGtggaaaaagaagaagagtcTGTGCTGCAATTGGAGCACAATATGTCAGAGCTCAAAGAGGAGTTGACTGGCGGTGATCTTGTGGGCTGGAATGATGAAATGTGTCGCTTCTACAATGACAGCTGGAATGGTGAACAATTCAACATGAACAAGCTGCTCAAAGCCATGTCTGGTAAGTGCTATCTATTGACTCCTAGTTgactttatttaattgcttttaattgccAATTACAGGACAACGTCACGAGTGGCGAATTTCGAATGCAGATCGCTATCCAGTGATGCGCAAACGCTCCAATCTTAAGTGCACCAATTGCTTTGAAATGGGCCACATGCGTGCCAAGTGTCCGCGTCCACGGAAACCCGTCACATGTTACACCTGCGGCACAACCGGACATGCCGAGCCACGCTGTCCAAATGCCATTTGTCTGGGCGTAAGTTGGAGTTTATATAGTTGTGTTAGCTATTAAAAAGTGTATTCTAGTTTCGTGTACAGCAAATGTATGTGTAACAGCCAGGggaaaattttgtatttattattgatgagcattaataatttatatattgtagatTGTATGTTCGGCTGTTCAATAGTTGTGTAGTAGCAAAAAATGAGAATATTGTTATTaacaaatatcaaatacaTGATGCATGTTATTTTTGATGACGATATTGTTAGAGATTTGGAATTTGATgacaaaaagtgaaattaaatttatattatgtcTGATTCTTGATTATTGTATTGTTAGATAGAACTAgagatttaaaatttaaaaagagaattcaaattttaaggCAAAAATAGCAGAATAGTTTTAATTGggcattgaaaataaaatataatgtataCAATGTCTGAATCTTGACGATGATATTGTTAGAGATTTAACATTTTaggaaaaaaataacaatatattttgtacgcAAAAAGGAATAATACCATTATAGAGCTGCTttaaatgggtagcgagtatctcacaagCAAGCAGACttgactgtaactttctttcgttattattgttatcatTAATTATGtcttatttatgttttcaGTGTGGTGCCAAGCAAGCGCTCTACGTGCAGAAGTGCAACAAGTGCTCGTTCCTCAGTCGGATGATCTGCCAGCTGTGCAAGATGCGTGGCCACAGTACGGACATGTGCCCGGACAAGTGGCGTCGCTATCATTCCACGGTGAGTGCAATCAAATTAGCTTTTACTCTCATTTATTAAACGAATTTTGCCATTGCAGACACGCTCCAATGTGTCGCTGGAGTCAAAAGTACAGTATCGCACGAAGCATTGCAGTTATTGTGCGGCACGTGGGCATCTGTTTGAGGATTGTCGTCAGCGCATTGGCGAGTATCGCAACACCAACTACACCACCACGATAATGTCGCATCAGAAGGTCTACAAGGATCGCGGGGGACCGCTGAGCTATCTGGGTGATTCCtccacatttttttcaatCGAGAcaccatttcatttcaattggaGCTCGGAATTCTCGAAGAACAGTTGCTATGGTCGCTTCCTGAAGGCTGTGGGACTTGCACGTCCGCAAAAGAAAGCTCAGACGGCAACGTTGCAACAATCGCAGCAACTCAAGCGTTATTCGAATGATTATGTGCCCAATCCCTTGGTGCAAGCAGCACTAGGAAACAAGACAACGGCTTCGACTTCgccttcgacttcgacttcgacttcagCTGCAACTATAactgcaacatcaacatcaactgcGACTGTAATAATCGACGAGTTGCCTGAGCCGGAGGAAGATGCAGTTACAGAAGTTATTGCCTCGCCTGTGGAGGAGACACAGCAGCCGGTGTTTGTTATTGATACTCAGAGCAAGCCAGCAGAAGCTAAGACCACCGCGACAGctacaacagcgacagcaacaacgccCAGTAAGCCCGCAATTAGTAAGCCCAGCGTGACGCCTCACGACCTGGACTCGGACTCCAATTACAGTTTCTCCGAGCACTTTGAAGTACCTAGCTCAacgaccacaacaacaaatgaggTGGAAATCGTAGAGGATACATCACCAGCAACCCCCAAGTCAGGGCCGATGGAGAATCTGCCCGAAATGATACCGTTGAGCTCAACAGCGGATGACAACGAGGAGGAGAACGTCAACTTGAGCAACAATCGCTATTCGCAGGGCATCTCAATGTGTGTGACCAGCAAGGCGACATCCACCTCGAATGCAACAGCAGAAGATGCTGGAAGTTTACCCGATGTGCCTTCGGAGGCAAAGATATTGATGGCACAGGATCAAACGCAGTATTTGTTCAGTCCGGAGGGTTGTCAGTTCTTGACAGCGTCGGCCAAGAAGTGCAATGTGAGTGTGCGCATGGATTTCAAAGAGTATGGCTATGTGCTGGTCATTTACGGTCTCAAAAAGAATCAGGAGGAATTGCAGCTGATGCTTTTGCATCGGAATCGTGAGGTCAAACGTCGCAGCAACGATATCCAACGTCAAAAGCCACCCAAACGCATCGATGTGCTCATACGTTTCCTCCGCGACGGCATTAATAGCTTAAACACCGATCTCGGTAATGCCAAAACACATTTCATACGCATTAAGGAGCTGGAGGAGATGAACACCAAGAATGGCTTTAAGCTGGCCGAACGCAAGCGACGCCTGCTCAACATGATACTGTTTGGTCAGGCGGGATTGGGCAATGGCAGCATGCATCTGGATCAATTGTTGGTCATACTCAAGCGTCTGCTGGAACTTTCGCCCGATGAGAATGCTACGTCGGCAATGCGCAATGAGATCGAAGAACACTATAGCGTAATCTTTAGTGCGCAACCCAATGACAATTATGAAGTTTTGTTGCAGAACTACGCCAAGCTGGACATTAAGAATCGACTCAAGTCGTTGAATATCGAGCCAGCTGTGTTGGGTTTAACGCCACGCAAAGCGAATGCCACGCCGCGTCGACTCTCctcgccaccgccaccgcctcccGTTTGGACACAGGATGCAACGCCGCCAGCTGCGCCTAAGAATAATCGTGTGGCCAAACCGCGTGCGTTGTTGAATGCCAAGTGGTCGGATCACCAGCAGCCAGCGGTGCCGCCACCTCCAGTCTGGCAGGACGAGGCTGCTCCAGgcaatcagcagcaacagcagtcgcaacaacagcataaTAATCGTGTAGCAAAGCCAcgccatcaacagcagcagcgtcgaCAGCTGCCATTGCCGCCCATTTGGCAACacgaggagcagcagcagcagcagcaacacaacaacaacagcaacaacaaattgcgtTTACCCAAACAGCGAATGCAACCATATGCCAGACCAATTGGCCAGCAGCAATCACAGCTACCTTgcaacaacatgcaacagcGTGCAATTGCCACTGGAGGATTGCACCTGCAACGCCATCAGCCGCTGCAATCGGAGTGTGTGCGTCTTTTGGCTGGCATGGAACGTGATTCGTCGTCGCGCAACAACATCAATACGGATTCATCGAAGCCATCGATATTCTGGTCACGTGAATCGCTTCGCTACCTAGATGAAATGTTCCGCACAACCGCGAATCCAGAGACACTGGAGCGACTGCATCGTGTGTTGGATCGTTCGAGACGCGGAGAATTGTCGCACAATGATTATCGAGCCGTGATTCGATTGCACTCGCTGATGGGGCCCAACTAAAAGTTGTGCTTAAATACTAGGGGGAAATAGGGGCGGGAATTATAGttgtatatgtttatatatcaTCTTAAGACTAGACATGAGCTTACAAATGGAGTACTACTAATAATACTATTAGAATATGTGGGTATGTCGAAGAT of Drosophila nasuta strain 15112-1781.00 chromosome 3, ASM2355853v1, whole genome shotgun sequence contains these proteins:
- the LOC132789365 gene encoding uncharacterized protein LOC132789365 — its product is MSDLEEMDNDRLNELESILYASIHYSDATSEEQHAKAVDVDARSMPPPLQQQQQQHRFVSGKRVINNATTTIGKPRYWIDNKGESNATIGESTKSPKTSEVPPTEDEPKTTAQPKRMLPPPPATTVNTSQKANKVNNAKKNPPKPINNVQQLLQNQQQLKRKQLQQATKKQQRQQLQLQLQQQSQQEQKQHQHQQQQQQQQQQQHQQQRQQKPPKPQTTSKTTNDEPERFDQRLLVAIPPNWPKTKREPGQRAVAPFGKANRKLEQLQKLEQKRQKSKQARATNKKLKQNNDQPVEMIDLVDSETSSNADDVVIVPLPPVPIIDVDASEDEQNEDGEEAKGQFTQPYLEENAMDAADVKLGVNCAVEPAALSSALTSPCNSVLSSDDFIVQKDTSRLLADHARATDEDLLVLTENAIRNAAEPDSQTMDREEVLDNSSEYEFVPPSKLEEIKQNFRVDEQQFRALDVYESESDLTESGIYCKAKQKATPTIIRSVDTDSNSSDVEAVIEDNVVKTKRLRKRRASSTKDTQSDPNNELDADETDSDNDDVEATGVPGIARGMAVERCKRKIRRISQRRCSESAVNTEPRKLAPIEGSSDSGAEDEALPTARQIAERLLKQEQQREMQAVDTTEDVAMVSEGSDANTEEEAEMNEAITEDMSTVFKQIDARTERSKRTLEANEQATVSTTEAQPEDEDEDDVVTVEMQTQDLETVLDEEVEQVEKEEESVLQLEHNMSELKEELTGGDLVGWNDEMCRFYNDSWNGEQFNMNKLLKAMSGQRHEWRISNADRYPVMRKRSNLKCTNCFEMGHMRAKCPRPRKPVTCYTCGTTGHAEPRCPNAICLGCGAKQALYVQKCNKCSFLSRMICQLCKMRGHSTDMCPDKWRRYHSTTRSNVSLESKVQYRTKHCSYCAARGHLFEDCRQRIGEYRNTNYTTTIMSHQKVYKDRGGPLSYLGDSSTFFSIETPFHFNWSSEFSKNSCYGRFLKAVGLARPQKKAQTATLQQSQQLKRYSNDYVPNPLVQAALGNKTTASTSPSTSTSTSAATITATSTSTATVIIDELPEPEEDAVTEVIASPVEETQQPVFVIDTQSKPAEAKTTATATTATATTPSKPAISKPSVTPHDLDSDSNYSFSEHFEVPSSTTTTTNEVEIVEDTSPATPKSGPMENLPEMIPLSSTADDNEEENVNLSNNRYSQGISMCVTSKATSTSNATAEDAGSLPDVPSEAKILMAQDQTQYLFSPEGCQFLTASAKKCNVSVRMDFKEYGYVLVIYGLKKNQEELQLMLLHRNREVKRRSNDIQRQKPPKRIDVLIRFLRDGINSLNTDLGNAKTHFIRIKELEEMNTKNGFKLAERKRRLLNMILFGQAGLGNGSMHLDQLLVILKRLLELSPDENATSAMRNEIEEHYSVIFSAQPNDNYEVLLQNYAKLDIKNRLKSLNIEPAVLGLTPRKANATPRRLSSPPPPPPVWTQDATPPAAPKNNRVAKPRALLNAKWSDHQQPAVPPPPVWQDEAAPGNQQQQQSQQQHNNRVAKPRHQQQQRRQLPLPPIWQHEEQQQQQQHNNNSNNKLRLPKQRMQPYARPIGQQQSQLPCNNMQQRAIATGGLHLQRHQPLQSECVRLLAGMERDSSSRNNINTDSSKPSIFWSRESLRYLDEMFRTTANPETLERLHRVLDRSRRGELSHNDYRAVIRLHSLMGPN
- the LOC132789375 gene encoding uncharacterized protein LOC132789375, which gives rise to MTQHWMLHAIHQKLCEINHCFIIWLTLKVLGLVLFLDYYYVYYRHDLLYWIDEISQHLLAYILSCIVLVMMLKLLSSVQVITTEALFNRNTHCIMRPRKLYEERYRRFVLMRLVQQLETALQQRNTIPNDIPHDLAMVEDLHLFHQQIDQAVNDFRNAVSVLLWPNRADLQCDASVLYAIDKAQLDDLVAQGYSLNKPESIDISNEHIKQLLNPVGY